Proteins encoded in a region of the Devosia sp. RR2S18 genome:
- a CDS encoding glutamate--cysteine ligase, with product MAGADTPSPLIDSRADLIEAMARGCKPEAEWRIGTEHEKHVFHTNPLRPVAYDGPNGIRALLDGIEKETGWHPFYDGENPIGLRNHETVGGISLEPGGQFELSGSPQADLHGTAAELAQHMQVSKKVAAPLDIHFLGLGVTPIWSVADIPAMPKSRYGIMAPYMDKVGTLGTSMMFRSATVQSNLDFSSEADMVKKLRVALALQPVATALFANSPFVDGKDSGYLSFRSHIWLNTDNDRTGMLPFAFDEGFGFEQYADYALDVPMYFVIRDKQYINVAGESFRDFLNGQLPQLHGEKPTIKDWEDHLSTIFPEVRLKQFLEMRGADMGDEKSVVALSAFWTGLLYDEVSLEAAYELIEPWDQNERERLRREVPRLGLQTPHDRSTLYDAAAQAVGIAEAGLVRRNRLNGEGKDETVHLAPLEAIIHHACSPADKWLEKFRGEWNGDLTRIFREAEL from the coding sequence ATGGCCGGCGCCGACACTCCATCGCCCCTTATCGACTCCCGGGCGGACCTCATCGAGGCCATGGCACGCGGCTGCAAGCCCGAGGCCGAGTGGCGCATTGGCACCGAGCACGAAAAGCACGTCTTCCACACCAATCCGCTCCGCCCCGTGGCTTACGACGGTCCCAATGGCATTCGCGCCCTGCTCGACGGCATCGAAAAGGAAACCGGGTGGCACCCGTTCTACGATGGCGAAAACCCGATCGGGTTGCGCAATCATGAGACCGTCGGTGGCATCTCGCTGGAACCGGGCGGGCAGTTCGAACTCTCGGGCTCGCCGCAGGCGGACCTCCATGGCACGGCTGCCGAACTGGCCCAGCATATGCAGGTCAGTAAAAAGGTCGCCGCGCCACTCGACATTCATTTCCTGGGCTTGGGCGTAACGCCAATCTGGTCGGTTGCCGATATCCCCGCAATGCCCAAGTCGCGCTATGGCATCATGGCGCCTTATATGGACAAGGTCGGCACGCTGGGCACTTCCATGATGTTCCGCTCGGCAACGGTCCAGTCCAATCTCGATTTCTCCAGTGAAGCCGACATGGTCAAGAAGCTACGCGTCGCGCTGGCGCTGCAGCCGGTTGCCACGGCCCTCTTTGCCAATTCGCCCTTCGTCGACGGCAAAGATTCGGGCTATCTCAGCTTCCGCAGCCACATCTGGCTCAACACCGATAATGACCGCACCGGCATGCTCCCGTTTGCCTTTGATGAAGGCTTCGGCTTCGAGCAATATGCGGACTACGCGCTCGACGTGCCGATGTATTTCGTTATTCGCGACAAGCAGTACATCAACGTGGCCGGCGAGAGCTTCCGTGATTTTTTGAATGGCCAGTTGCCGCAACTGCACGGTGAAAAGCCGACCATCAAGGATTGGGAGGACCACCTCTCAACCATTTTCCCCGAAGTCCGGCTCAAGCAGTTCCTCGAGATGCGCGGCGCCGACATGGGTGACGAGAAGTCCGTCGTGGCGCTCTCTGCCTTCTGGACCGGCTTGCTCTATGACGAAGTGTCGCTCGAAGCGGCTTATGAACTGATCGAGCCCTGGGACCAGAACGAGCGCGAGCGCCTCCGCCGCGAAGTACCGCGCTTGGGCCTCCAGACCCCCCATGACCGCTCCACCCTCTACGATGCCGCAGCTCAGGCGGTCGGCATTGCCGAAGCCGGTCTCGTGCGCCGCAACCGGCTCAATGGCGAGGGCAAGGATGAAACCGTCCACCTCGCCCCCCTCGAAGCAATCATCCATCACGCCTGTTCGCCCGCCGATAAATGGCTCGAGAAGTTCCGTGGTGAGTGGAACGGCGATCTGACCCGTATCTTCCGCGAAGCCGAGCTCTAG
- a CDS encoding 16S rRNA (uracil(1498)-N(3))-methyltransferase codes for MPRTHASLPRLFVQPELAAGAQMTLGKDQSLYLAAVLRKTVGDEVVLFNGRDGAWLARLQSDAKKSVALELIEQIAVQTPRSDLWYGFAPLKTERLDYVIQKATEMGAGVIQPVLTRFTQVNRLKHDRLVANAVEAAEQCEVLSVPDVRTELTLDRLLDSWATEHADRRLILADEVEASASPVEAISALKGQRVGVLIGPEGGFSDEERSRLHSLPFVVPVSLGPRILRADTAAVAALAVIQAIIGDWR; via the coding sequence ATGCCCCGCACCCACGCCAGCCTGCCGCGTCTTTTCGTCCAACCCGAGCTCGCCGCGGGAGCGCAAATGACGCTGGGCAAGGACCAGTCGCTTTATCTCGCGGCGGTACTGCGCAAAACAGTGGGTGACGAAGTTGTCCTCTTCAACGGCCGCGACGGCGCCTGGCTCGCCCGCTTGCAAAGCGACGCCAAGAAGTCGGTCGCGCTGGAATTGATCGAGCAGATTGCCGTTCAGACACCCCGCTCCGATCTCTGGTACGGCTTCGCCCCGCTCAAGACTGAACGCCTCGATTATGTGATCCAGAAGGCGACGGAAATGGGTGCCGGCGTCATCCAGCCGGTGCTGACGCGGTTCACTCAGGTCAATCGCCTCAAGCACGACCGTCTGGTCGCCAATGCGGTTGAAGCGGCTGAACAGTGCGAGGTCCTGAGCGTTCCGGACGTTCGAACCGAACTCACCCTGGATCGCCTGCTCGACTCCTGGGCGACCGAACACGCCGACCGCCGCCTCATCCTGGCCGACGAAGTCGAAGCATCGGCCTCCCCCGTCGAGGCCATTTCTGCCCTTAAGGGCCAGCGCGTTGGCGTGCTGATTGGTCCCGAAGGCGGCTTTTCCGATGAGGAGAGATCCCGACTCCACAGCCTGCCCTTCGTTGTTCCTGTCAGTCTTGGTCCGCGGATTTTGCGTGCCGACACTGCCGCGGTGGCTGCCTTGGCCGTCATTCAAGCGATCATCGGTGATTGGCGATAA
- a CDS encoding patatin-like phospholipase family protein, whose product MFGQKAFAAETSAGGSSRGKTPDLLEPFRNLGGLPYLKSVFDETPSQRPLTPLQRRGKALADRLRSQGKERGKVSTASGPRIGVALGGGSARGLTHIPYIEAMDELGLKPAVISGCSIGALIGAGWASGMTGKELREHSFEVLGTMKIIAAKLWSTQMRGLGGMLRNGISMQLDATSIVDAFTPEDFPTEFKDLKIPLYVVATDFQSWHQTVFNSGLLRPAIAGSIAIPSLFKPVTHANHLLVDGGVVNPLPLDQADIDTDFLIGIDVNGDPSEGISKTDHRPLDLWMGSAQIMMHSLTAHMMAAYPPDIYIRPHVSSFGILEFWRVREILAHVDGEKDRFKRILEHKIEAHINNSVQVMESRQPDHHG is encoded by the coding sequence TTGTTTGGCCAGAAGGCTTTTGCCGCAGAGACATCGGCTGGCGGGAGCTCGCGCGGCAAAACGCCCGATCTTCTTGAACCCTTTCGCAATCTTGGTGGACTACCCTATCTCAAAAGCGTCTTCGACGAGACGCCGAGCCAGCGACCGCTGACCCCGCTGCAGCGCCGCGGCAAGGCCCTCGCCGACCGGTTGCGCTCGCAGGGCAAGGAGCGGGGGAAAGTGAGCACGGCTTCAGGACCTCGGATCGGTGTCGCGCTGGGCGGCGGTTCGGCCCGTGGCCTCACGCACATCCCCTATATCGAGGCCATGGACGAACTTGGCCTCAAGCCTGCCGTCATTTCGGGCTGCTCCATTGGGGCGCTGATCGGCGCCGGGTGGGCGTCGGGCATGACCGGCAAGGAACTGCGCGAGCATTCCTTTGAGGTGCTGGGCACCATGAAGATCATCGCCGCCAAGCTCTGGTCCACCCAGATGCGTGGTCTGGGCGGCATGCTGCGCAATGGCATCTCGATGCAACTCGACGCCACCAGTATCGTCGACGCCTTTACCCCCGAGGATTTCCCCACCGAATTCAAGGATCTCAAGATCCCACTCTATGTGGTGGCGACCGACTTCCAATCCTGGCACCAGACGGTATTCAATTCCGGCCTGCTGCGACCGGCCATTGCTGGATCGATCGCCATTCCCTCGCTGTTCAAGCCGGTTACTCATGCCAACCACCTCCTGGTCGACGGCGGGGTGGTCAATCCGCTGCCGCTCGACCAGGCCGATATCGACACTGATTTCCTGATCGGCATCGACGTCAATGGCGACCCCTCCGAAGGCATCAGCAAGACCGACCACCGCCCGCTCGACCTCTGGATGGGCTCGGCCCAGATCATGATGCATTCCTTGACGGCGCACATGATGGCGGCCTATCCGCCGGACATCTATATCCGCCCCCACGTATCCTCGTTCGGCATTCTAGAATTCTGGCGGGTGCGCGAAATCCTCGCCCATGTGGATGGTGAGAAGGACCGCTTCAAGCGCATTCTCGAGCACAAGATCGAGGCGCATATCAACAACAGCGTGCAGGTGATGGAGAGCCGCCAGCCCGACCACCACGGCTGA
- the pgl gene encoding 6-phosphogluconolactonase: MSDTASIERRSFADKVTLAKELAEGVADRIRAAIAERGVAAIAVSGGSTPGRFFQALGKTKDIEWDKVIVTLVDERWVDETSDRSNALLVNERMLQGPAAFARFFPLYSGGDEPNMEAVAKTNALLAQLPDQFAAVVLGMGSDGHTASFFPGGDTLDQALTSQGPALSLRAPGAGEPRITLTLPRLLRTDGLYLHIEGEEKASVLDTALGDGPIEDMPIRAVLRSGHPVNVYWCP; the protein is encoded by the coding sequence GTGAGCGACACCGCAAGCATCGAGCGCCGCAGCTTTGCCGACAAGGTGACCCTGGCCAAGGAATTGGCCGAGGGGGTTGCCGATAGGATCCGCGCAGCGATTGCCGAGCGCGGCGTTGCGGCCATTGCCGTGAGCGGCGGCTCGACGCCGGGACGGTTCTTCCAGGCGCTGGGCAAGACCAAGGACATCGAGTGGGACAAGGTGATCGTCACGCTGGTGGACGAGCGCTGGGTCGACGAGACCAGTGATCGCTCCAATGCGCTCTTGGTCAACGAGCGCATGCTGCAGGGGCCGGCGGCATTTGCCCGCTTCTTCCCCCTTTATTCGGGCGGCGATGAGCCCAATATGGAGGCGGTGGCCAAGACCAACGCACTCCTTGCCCAATTACCCGATCAGTTTGCTGCCGTCGTGCTCGGTATGGGCAGCGATGGCCACACCGCTTCGTTCTTTCCGGGCGGCGACACGCTCGACCAAGCGCTGACCTCGCAAGGGCCGGCACTATCCCTGCGGGCGCCCGGTGCGGGCGAGCCGCGCATCACCCTTACCCTTCCGCGTCTCCTCCGCACGGATGGGCTGTACCTTCATATCGAAGGGGAGGAAAAGGCCAGCGTACTCGACACGGCGCTGGGCGATGGACCCATCGAGGACATGCCCATCCGAGCCGTTCTGCGCTCCGGTCACCCTGTCAACGTCTACTGGTGCCCATAG
- a CDS encoding metallophosphoesterase family protein — translation MLYFTSDTHFADPRVLRIDRRPFPNMAEHDAALIANWNSIVGPDDEIWHLGDVARGTTEQVEALLAQLNGTKHLIIGNNDPPATLAATGWASIQHYAELKLAGQLFILCHYPFRTWNQMGKKSINLHGHSHGRLKPMPRQFDVGVDPQALLPRTLEEVLASRRARA, via the coding sequence ATGCTCTACTTTACCAGCGACACGCATTTCGCCGACCCGCGCGTGCTGCGCATCGACCGCCGGCCCTTCCCCAACATGGCTGAACACGATGCGGCGTTGATTGCCAATTGGAACAGCATTGTCGGACCAGACGACGAGATTTGGCATTTGGGCGACGTTGCCCGCGGCACGACCGAACAGGTCGAAGCGCTCCTGGCGCAACTCAACGGCACCAAGCACCTCATCATCGGCAATAACGACCCACCGGCCACCCTCGCCGCAACCGGGTGGGCGAGCATTCAGCACTATGCCGAGCTCAAGCTCGCGGGCCAGCTCTTTATCCTCTGCCACTATCCGTTCCGCACTTGGAACCAGATGGGCAAAAAGTCCATCAATCTGCACGGCCATTCCCATGGGCGTCTCAAGCCCATGCCCCGGCAGTTCGACGTCGGCGTGGACCCGCAGGCGCTACTTCCGCGGACCCTCGAAGAGGTGCTGGCGAGCCGTAGGGCGCGCGCCTAG
- the edd gene encoding phosphogluconate dehydratase → MSVRQSIQDVTDRIAERSRDTRRDYLNRVDAAREAGVNRAVLSCGNLAHGFAACSPAEKAALAGNKAINLGIVTSYNDMLSAHQPYQFYPDIIKEAAREIGATAQVAGGVPAMCDGVTQGQAGMDLSLFSRDVIAMSTAIALSHNMFDAAVYLGICDKIVPGLLIGALTFGHLPAVFVPAGPMPSGIPNDEKSKVRQLYMEGKVGRAELLEAESKSYHSPGTCTFYGTANSNQMLMEIMGLHLPGASFVNPGTPLRDALTRAATTRALSITALGNEYTPVGHVVDEKSIVNGLVGLHATGGSTNHTMHLIAIAAAAGLQVTWDDMSDLSDATPLLARVYPNGVADVNHFHAAGGMGFLIQELLESGHLHEDVKTVWGSGLSGYTVEAKLIEDKLHFEPAAKESALPKVLTSAKTPFQETGGLKLLTGNLGRSVIKVSAVKPEHRVVEAPARVFHGQEAMQAAFKAGELNGDVIAVVRFSGPKAIGMPELHKLTPALGVLQDRGFKVALLTDGRMSGASGKVPAAIHMTPEANEGGPISKIRDGDMIRLDANAGTLTFLGDEAEFFARTPATEDLSPQHFGMGRELFAGMRALVGVADRGASVFS, encoded by the coding sequence ATGTCCGTCCGCCAATCCATTCAGGATGTGACCGACCGTATCGCAGAACGGAGCCGCGATACGCGTCGGGATTATCTCAACCGCGTCGATGCGGCCCGTGAGGCCGGCGTCAACCGCGCCGTGTTGTCTTGCGGTAATCTCGCGCACGGCTTTGCCGCCTGCTCACCCGCTGAAAAAGCCGCGCTGGCGGGCAACAAGGCGATCAATCTAGGGATCGTCACCAGCTACAACGACATGCTTTCGGCGCATCAGCCGTACCAGTTCTATCCCGATATCATCAAGGAAGCGGCCCGCGAGATCGGCGCTACGGCGCAGGTGGCGGGCGGCGTGCCGGCCATGTGCGATGGGGTAACCCAAGGCCAGGCGGGCATGGATCTGTCGCTGTTTTCCCGCGACGTCATCGCCATGTCCACGGCCATTGCCCTTTCGCACAACATGTTCGACGCGGCGGTCTATCTCGGCATTTGCGACAAGATCGTACCGGGCCTGCTCATCGGCGCGCTCACCTTTGGGCATCTGCCCGCGGTGTTCGTGCCGGCCGGACCGATGCCTTCGGGCATCCCCAATGACGAAAAGAGCAAGGTCCGCCAGCTCTATATGGAGGGGAAGGTCGGCCGTGCCGAACTGCTCGAAGCCGAGAGCAAGAGCTACCACTCGCCGGGCACCTGCACCTTCTATGGCACGGCCAACTCCAACCAGATGCTGATGGAGATCATGGGTCTCCATCTCCCCGGCGCTAGCTTCGTCAATCCGGGCACACCGCTGCGAGACGCGCTGACGCGGGCGGCGACCACCCGCGCGCTCTCGATCACCGCCTTGGGCAATGAGTATACGCCGGTCGGCCATGTGGTGGACGAGAAGTCCATTGTGAATGGGCTGGTGGGTCTGCACGCCACCGGCGGTTCGACCAACCACACCATGCACTTGATCGCCATCGCGGCGGCGGCGGGTCTGCAGGTGACCTGGGACGACATGAGCGATCTCAGCGACGCCACGCCGCTTCTGGCGCGTGTCTATCCCAATGGCGTGGCGGACGTGAACCACTTTCATGCCGCGGGTGGCATGGGCTTTTTGATCCAAGAGCTGCTCGAAAGCGGGCATTTGCACGAGGACGTCAAAACCGTCTGGGGTAGCGGCCTGTCGGGCTATACGGTGGAAGCCAAGCTGATCGAGGACAAGCTCCATTTCGAGCCGGCGGCCAAAGAGTCGGCGCTGCCCAAGGTTCTGACCTCGGCCAAGACGCCGTTCCAGGAGACGGGGGGCCTCAAGCTGCTCACCGGCAATTTGGGGCGTTCGGTGATCAAGGTTTCAGCAGTGAAGCCCGAGCACCGCGTGGTCGAGGCACCGGCGCGCGTGTTCCACGGCCAGGAAGCCATGCAGGCCGCGTTCAAGGCTGGGGAGCTCAATGGCGATGTCATCGCCGTGGTGCGCTTCTCCGGCCCCAAGGCCATCGGCATGCCCGAACTGCACAAGCTGACGCCCGCGCTGGGCGTGCTGCAGGACCGCGGTTTCAAGGTTGCGCTGTTGACCGACGGGCGCATGTCGGGAGCCTCGGGCAAGGTGCCGGCGGCGATCCATATGACGCCAGAAGCCAACGAAGGCGGGCCAATCAGCAAGATCCGCGATGGTGACATGATCCGGCTCGACGCCAACGCGGGTACGTTGACCTTCCTGGGCGACGAAGCCGAGTTCTTCGCCCGGACGCCGGCGACAGAAGACCTCAGCCCGCAGCATTTCGGCATGGGCCGCGAGCTCTTTGCCGGCATGCGTGCGCTGGTCGGGGTGGCTGACCGGGGCGCCAGCGTCTTCAGCTAG
- the purD gene encoding phosphoribosylamine--glycine ligase, with amino-acid sequence MRVLVIGSGGREHALAWKIAQSPQLTKLFIAPGNGGSGEIAENVAIDITDHQAVTDFCKLMAIDFVVVGPDAQVVAGLGDDVRAAGIACFCPSKAAGQLEGSKGFTKTLCDEMDIPTAAYARFDNAAAALAYLDAQGAPIVIKADGLAAGKGVTVATTLNEAKAAVSDCFAGAFGDSGAEVVIEEFMEGEEVSLFVLCDGTDILPLTTAQDHKRAFDGDTGPNTGGMGAYSPAPVMSEAVYQETLTRIIEPTVRGMAARGTPYQGVLYAGLMLTKNGPKLVEYNARFGDPETQVLVMRMESDLLPLLHATATGDLKGKTVAWKDQYALTVILATQGYPGAYGKGSDIAGLENLDDANLHVFHAGTLREGRRLVASGGRVLNVTALGNTLEDAKDRAYRSVDKIVWPEGFCRRDIGWRELARQNARSS; translated from the coding sequence ATGCGAGTTCTGGTGATCGGTTCGGGCGGGCGTGAGCACGCCCTGGCGTGGAAGATCGCCCAATCCCCCCAGCTCACCAAGCTCTTCATCGCTCCGGGCAATGGCGGCTCTGGCGAGATCGCCGAGAACGTCGCCATCGACATCACCGACCACCAGGCGGTGACCGATTTCTGCAAGCTCATGGCCATCGATTTCGTGGTGGTTGGGCCCGATGCGCAGGTGGTGGCTGGCTTGGGTGATGATGTCCGCGCCGCCGGCATCGCCTGCTTCTGCCCTTCCAAGGCGGCCGGGCAGTTGGAAGGCTCCAAGGGCTTCACCAAAACCTTGTGCGACGAAATGGATATTCCCACCGCGGCCTATGCCCGCTTCGACAACGCCGCGGCGGCACTCGCCTATCTCGACGCGCAGGGCGCCCCGATCGTTATCAAAGCCGATGGGCTGGCCGCCGGCAAAGGCGTCACCGTCGCCACCACGCTCAATGAGGCCAAGGCTGCCGTCAGCGACTGCTTCGCCGGCGCGTTCGGCGACTCGGGCGCCGAGGTGGTCATCGAGGAATTCATGGAAGGCGAGGAAGTTAGCCTCTTCGTTCTTTGCGACGGCACCGACATTCTCCCCCTCACCACCGCGCAGGACCACAAGCGCGCCTTTGATGGCGATACCGGACCCAATACCGGCGGCATGGGGGCCTATTCACCCGCGCCGGTGATGAGCGAGGCGGTGTACCAGGAAACGCTCACCCGCATCATCGAGCCGACCGTGCGCGGCATGGCCGCTCGCGGCACGCCTTACCAGGGCGTGCTCTATGCCGGGCTCATGCTCACCAAGAATGGACCCAAGCTCGTTGAATACAATGCCCGCTTCGGGGATCCGGAAACGCAGGTGCTGGTGATGCGGATGGAAAGTGACCTGCTCCCGCTGCTCCATGCCACCGCCACCGGTGATCTCAAGGGCAAGACGGTTGCCTGGAAGGACCAATACGCGCTCACCGTGATCCTCGCCACCCAGGGCTATCCCGGTGCTTACGGCAAGGGCAGCGACATCGCCGGCCTCGAAAATTTGGACGACGCTAACCTTCATGTCTTCCATGCAGGAACGCTTCGGGAAGGCAGGCGTTTAGTTGCATCGGGAGGGCGCGTGCTCAACGTCACGGCGCTGGGCAATACCCTGGAAGACGCGAAGGATCGTGCTTATCGAAGCGTGGACAAAATTGTTTGGCCAGAAGGCTTTTGCCGCAGAGACATCGGCTGGCGGGAGCTCGCGCGGCAAAACGCCCGATCTTCTTGA
- a CDS encoding nucleoside deaminase, with product MISTSPMELALALAREAAEMGEAPVGAVVVEGERVLAAERNRMKALGDPTAHAEMLAIRSALAERGSGRLDGCDLYVTLEPCAMCAGAIAHARLRRVYFGAEDPKAGAVENGVRLFEQPSCHHRPEIIGGLGASRSEAMLRNFFRGLR from the coding sequence ATGATTTCGACCAGTCCCATGGAACTCGCCCTGGCGCTCGCCCGAGAGGCGGCGGAGATGGGCGAGGCCCCCGTTGGGGCAGTGGTGGTCGAGGGCGAGCGGGTTCTGGCGGCCGAACGCAATCGCATGAAAGCTCTGGGGGACCCGACGGCGCATGCCGAGATGTTGGCGATCCGCTCCGCCCTGGCAGAGCGTGGTAGCGGTCGGCTTGACGGTTGCGACCTCTATGTGACCTTGGAGCCCTGCGCCATGTGCGCCGGCGCCATCGCCCATGCGCGGCTACGGCGTGTCTATTTCGGCGCCGAGGACCCCAAGGCCGGTGCCGTGGAAAACGGGGTGCGGCTTTTCGAGCAGCCCAGCTGCCATCATCGGCCCGAAATTATCGGCGGGCTGGGAGCGAGTCGATCGGAGGCTATGCTGCGCAACTTCTTTCGCGGATTGCGCTAG
- the mutL gene encoding DNA mismatch repair endonuclease MutL, with the protein MPIRQLPEDLINRIAAGEVVERPASVVKELVENAIDAGASRVGITTGGGGKTLIRIEDDGIGMHEDDLVLSVERHATSKLSADDLDDIRTLGFRGEALASIGSVAELSICSRPEGAQSGLRLEVRFGLRVAPMPQAMNRGTTVEVKNLFARVPARLKFLKSDRAEAAAITDVVKRLAMANPAVHFVLSGTDRSALNWPAVNGTGALEARLAQVIGDDFAQNAVPLAMSRHGVVVAGLAGLPTYTRANSLSQFYFVNGRSVRDKVLVGAIRAAYADYTFRDRFPVVALYLAIDPGEVDVNVHPAKAELRFRDQRAVRGAVIRAVGEALAAAGFKASTSVAEDVLGAFTAPTCPSSPQSSPGASPSYSYRPPEPAFAGYERPRGYGADNPFSPVFGAVTQSGLAGLAEPSARFEPHVAPTPQEADFPLGTARAQMFDNFIIAQNGEGLLLVDQHAAHERLVYERFKTQLAAGPVPSQAQLIPIVIDLPEEDCVRLEEAAPDLERFGLYLERFGPRAIAVRETPALLGTGDVDGLIRDLADGLAEWDSTAAVTDRMEAIIARMACHGSVRSGRRLRLDEMNALLRDMEATPHSGQCIHGRPTYVELKKKDIERLFGRSR; encoded by the coding sequence TTGCCCATTCGCCAACTGCCCGAGGACCTTATTAACCGCATCGCCGCCGGCGAAGTGGTGGAGCGGCCTGCGAGCGTCGTCAAGGAGCTGGTCGAGAACGCCATTGACGCCGGCGCGAGCCGGGTTGGCATCACCACCGGAGGGGGTGGCAAGACGCTTATCCGCATCGAGGATGATGGCATAGGCATGCACGAGGACGATCTCGTCCTTTCGGTCGAGCGGCACGCCACCTCCAAGCTCAGCGCCGATGACCTCGATGACATCCGCACGCTGGGCTTCCGCGGCGAAGCCCTTGCTTCCATCGGCTCGGTTGCCGAACTGTCGATCTGTTCGCGGCCGGAAGGCGCCCAAAGCGGGCTGCGGCTCGAGGTTCGGTTCGGCCTGCGTGTTGCCCCCATGCCGCAGGCGATGAACCGGGGCACAACGGTTGAAGTGAAAAACCTCTTCGCCCGCGTCCCGGCGCGCCTGAAATTCCTAAAATCGGACCGCGCCGAAGCAGCCGCGATCACCGACGTGGTCAAGCGGCTCGCCATGGCCAATCCGGCCGTGCACTTCGTCTTGTCCGGCACGGATCGCTCGGCGCTCAACTGGCCGGCGGTCAACGGCACCGGTGCCTTGGAGGCGAGGCTGGCGCAGGTCATCGGCGATGATTTCGCGCAGAATGCCGTGCCTCTGGCGATGAGCCGCCATGGCGTCGTCGTTGCCGGCCTTGCCGGACTGCCCACCTATACCCGCGCCAACTCACTGTCGCAGTTCTATTTCGTTAATGGCCGTTCGGTGCGCGACAAGGTTCTCGTCGGCGCCATTCGCGCCGCCTATGCCGACTACACCTTCCGCGACCGCTTTCCCGTGGTGGCGCTCTACTTGGCGATCGACCCAGGCGAAGTCGACGTCAACGTGCACCCCGCCAAGGCCGAACTGCGCTTTCGCGATCAACGTGCGGTACGCGGCGCCGTCATCCGCGCCGTGGGCGAAGCGCTTGCCGCCGCGGGCTTCAAGGCCTCCACTAGTGTTGCCGAGGATGTGCTGGGTGCGTTCACCGCTCCAACCTGTCCTTCCAGCCCTCAATCTTCCCCGGGCGCCAGCCCAAGCTATAGCTATCGCCCACCCGAACCTGCCTTTGCCGGCTACGAACGCCCCCGAGGCTATGGAGCTGACAACCCGTTCTCACCCGTCTTCGGCGCGGTGACGCAGTCGGGCTTGGCCGGCCTCGCCGAGCCAAGTGCCCGCTTTGAACCTCATGTGGCGCCGACACCCCAGGAGGCCGATTTCCCACTTGGCACTGCCCGGGCGCAGATGTTCGACAATTTCATTATCGCCCAGAACGGCGAGGGACTGTTGCTGGTGGATCAGCACGCAGCCCATGAGCGCCTCGTCTATGAGCGTTTTAAGACTCAGCTTGCAGCCGGTCCGGTGCCCAGCCAGGCTCAGCTGATCCCCATTGTCATCGATCTGCCCGAAGAGGATTGCGTGCGCCTTGAGGAAGCCGCGCCCGACCTCGAACGCTTTGGCCTTTATCTCGAACGTTTCGGCCCCCGAGCGATTGCCGTGCGCGAAACCCCCGCTCTGCTTGGTACGGGCGACGTTGATGGCCTCATCCGCGATCTCGCCGACGGCTTGGCCGAATGGGATTCGACCGCCGCTGTCACCGATCGCATGGAAGCCATTATTGCCCGCATGGCCTGTCATGGCTCTGTGCGGTCCGGTCGGCGCCTACGGCTCGATGAGATGAACGCGCTCTTGCGCGATATGGAGGCGACGCCCCATTCGGGCCAGTGCATCCATGGCCGCCCCACCTACGTTGAGCTGAAGAAGAAGGATATCGAGCGGCTGTTCGGCCGCAGCCGCTAG